Proteins from one Desulfocurvus vexinensis DSM 17965 genomic window:
- the rnc gene encoding ribonuclease III, translating into MTQNLDTLQKVISHRFSQVKHLETALTHSSFANEHEEAQQDNERLEFLGDAVLELGVSEMLYERSPEAPEGELTRMRARLVSEPALAALARELGLDELLRLGRGEEMQGGRTRDALLADAFEAVLGAVFLDGGYEAARAAVRGIYASRLPAPGETRRIKDAKSRLQELTQKSFRERPVYTLLASNGPDHAKVFEVELTLPDGTRLHASGATVKKAEQDAAAKALALLCGAGASRAGED; encoded by the coding sequence ATGACGCAGAATCTTGACACGTTGCAGAAGGTTATTTCGCATCGGTTTTCCCAAGTCAAGCATTTGGAAACCGCGCTGACCCACAGCTCCTTCGCCAACGAGCACGAGGAGGCGCAGCAGGACAACGAGCGCCTGGAGTTCCTCGGCGATGCGGTGCTGGAGCTGGGGGTCTCGGAAATGCTTTACGAGCGCAGCCCCGAGGCGCCCGAGGGCGAGCTGACGCGCATGCGCGCGCGGCTGGTGAGCGAGCCGGCCCTGGCCGCCCTGGCCCGCGAGCTGGGGCTGGACGAGCTGCTGCGCCTGGGCCGGGGCGAGGAGATGCAGGGCGGCCGCACGCGCGACGCGCTGCTGGCCGACGCCTTCGAGGCCGTGCTGGGGGCGGTGTTTCTGGACGGGGGCTACGAGGCGGCCCGGGCCGCCGTGCGGGGCATCTACGCCAGCCGCCTGCCCGCCCCCGGCGAAACGCGTCGCATCAAGGACGCCAAGAGCCGCCTGCAGGAGCTGACGCAGAAAAGTTTCCGGGAGCGGCCCGTGTACACGCTGCTGGCCAGCAACGGGCCGGACCATGCCAAGGTCTTCGAGGTGGAGCTGACCCTGCCGGACGGCACGCGCCTGCATGCCTCGGGGGCCACGGTGAAGAAGGCCGAGCAGGACGCTGCGGCCAAGGCCCTGGCCCTGCTCTGCGGGGCGGGCGCTTCCCGGGCCGGGGAGGACTGA
- a CDS encoding flagellar hook protein FlgE, giving the protein MGLSASMWTGVSGLQTHGEKMSVVGNNIANINTVGFKGATMHFEDFISQNVNTAAGVGQIGRGVAIGAIYADFSQGAFETTNEATDLAIGGRGFFRVKVKGEETTYYTRAGNFRFDKDGYLVDPHGYVLQGWAIDNSTSTALASSGSSTATSGSSAIKGAGLPTDVRIEGFTAKPKATEQVTMVTNLDSRDGNDNVADATNPFFSMFNVWNGQNETPLGETQFAYQSTIKVYDEGGSSHDMTVYFDQVASVSSTGERYWEYMVTVPPSEDGRVIDGQTVRNSGVAGVVMIGTLTFDSAGQLKNMSAFTLASSATGDLGSLANWTPAQFNTKGQPVFTANFTGQPSASGTAESNARNIGVNFGLTNANTAAGWAVGAVANAAAIGTDPTLLPEFADIRVNANATTSFSGSSSTQLQSQDGYTFGFLQNVSVNRDGILTGRYSNGVVLELFQITLYDFVNKWGLQRNGSNLFSETRESGEATAGPANANGYGSISSNSLEQSNVDMAAEFVQMITTERGFQANSKMVTAVDGLLQTVIQMKR; this is encoded by the coding sequence TGTGGACCGGCGTGTCCGGTTTGCAGACGCATGGTGAGAAGATGAGCGTTGTTGGTAACAACATCGCCAACATCAACACCGTCGGCTTCAAGGGCGCCACCATGCATTTCGAGGATTTCATCAGCCAGAACGTGAACACCGCCGCCGGCGTTGGGCAGATCGGGCGCGGCGTGGCCATCGGCGCCATCTATGCCGACTTCAGCCAGGGCGCCTTCGAGACCACCAACGAGGCCACGGACCTGGCCATCGGCGGGCGCGGGTTCTTCCGCGTCAAGGTCAAGGGCGAGGAGACGACCTACTACACCCGGGCGGGCAACTTCCGCTTCGACAAGGACGGCTACCTGGTGGACCCGCACGGCTACGTGCTCCAGGGTTGGGCCATCGACAACTCGACCTCCACCGCCCTGGCCTCCTCCGGATCGAGCACCGCCACCAGCGGCAGCTCGGCCATCAAGGGCGCGGGCCTGCCCACGGACGTGCGCATCGAGGGCTTCACCGCCAAGCCCAAGGCCACCGAGCAGGTGACCATGGTCACCAACCTCGACTCGCGCGACGGCAACGACAACGTCGCCGACGCCACCAACCCCTTCTTCAGCATGTTCAACGTCTGGAACGGACAGAACGAGACGCCCCTGGGCGAAACCCAGTTCGCCTACCAGAGCACCATCAAGGTCTACGACGAGGGCGGTTCCTCCCACGACATGACAGTGTACTTCGACCAGGTGGCCTCCGTGTCCAGCACGGGCGAGCGCTACTGGGAGTACATGGTCACCGTGCCGCCCAGCGAGGACGGGCGCGTCATCGACGGCCAGACCGTGCGCAACTCCGGCGTGGCGGGCGTGGTCATGATCGGCACCCTGACCTTCGACTCGGCGGGCCAGCTCAAGAATATGTCGGCTTTCACCCTGGCCTCCAGCGCCACCGGCGACCTGGGCAGCCTGGCCAACTGGACCCCGGCCCAGTTCAACACCAAAGGCCAGCCGGTGTTCACGGCCAACTTTACCGGCCAGCCCTCGGCCAGCGGCACTGCGGAATCCAACGCCCGTAACATCGGCGTCAACTTCGGCCTGACCAACGCCAACACTGCCGCAGGCTGGGCCGTTGGCGCCGTGGCCAACGCGGCGGCCATCGGCACCGACCCGACCCTGCTGCCCGAGTTCGCCGACATCCGCGTCAACGCCAACGCGACCACGAGCTTCTCGGGGTCGAGCTCCACCCAGCTCCAGTCGCAGGACGGCTACACCTTCGGATTTCTGCAGAACGTCTCGGTGAACCGCGACGGCATCCTCACCGGGCGCTACTCCAACGGTGTGGTGCTTGAGCTGTTCCAGATCACCCTGTACGACTTCGTGAACAAGTGGGGCTTGCAACGCAACGGGTCCAACCTGTTCTCCGAAACGCGCGAATCCGGCGAGGCCACCGCAGGCCCGGCCAACGCCAACGGCTACGGCTCCATCTCCTCCAACTCGCTTGAGCAGTCCAACGTGGACATGGCCGCCGAGTTCGTGCAGATGATCACCACCGAGCGCGGTTTCCAGGCCAACTCGAAAATGGTCACCGCCGTGGACGGCCTGCTCCAGACGGTGATCCAGATGAAGCGCTAG
- a CDS encoding flagellar protein FlaG, with protein MEVKDVMGITGGAEAALSATRAYTQGYRIQGAQPRRERDSDSGAPGAAQGEPQAALLRLAEPVERFMAKVGVEISFHMHEKTGEMQAEVRDASGEKVLRKVPADELLRLAASIREMGEHFLSKAL; from the coding sequence ATGGAAGTCAAGGATGTCATGGGCATCACGGGAGGAGCCGAGGCAGCGCTGTCGGCCACCAGGGCCTACACCCAGGGCTACCGCATCCAGGGCGCCCAGCCCCGGCGCGAGCGGGACTCCGACTCCGGCGCCCCCGGCGCCGCTCAGGGCGAGCCCCAGGCCGCGCTGCTGCGCCTAGCCGAGCCCGTGGAGCGGTTCATGGCCAAGGTCGGGGTGGAGATATCGTTCCACATGCATGAAAAGACCGGGGAAATGCAGGCCGAGGTGCGCGACGCCTCGGGCGAAAAGGTGCTGCGCAAGGTGCCCGCCGACGAGCTGCTGCGCCTGGCGGCGTCCATCCGCGAAATGGGCGAACACTTCCTGAGCAAGGCCCTGTAG
- a CDS encoding phosphotransacetylase family protein produces the protein MAGIYIGSTAGFSGKNMVVMGLGLKLQKDGFKVGYMKPVGAMPTEVEGTAWDEDAYFVQNILGLSEPAGDVTPVLVTQDFKVKAFSGQCGDLMGGIRDAYAKIAQGNDVTIVAGSGSMYSGKYCNVDAITVVRELGLKAVVIDRFHDELKYDYLMVMKEALGDALLGVVLNDIPPTFMDEVETMLRPCLERLGVRVLGVIPKDPLMGAIKVSDLAERLGGKVISSHNKADKVVENFLIGTMQVENFMTHFRKNKNSAVIVGGDRSDVQLVALEGNCPCLVLTGNLYPNDIILTRSEVLEVPIVIVREDTFSVAKKMETILSRHKLRDVIKIRQGAQLVSSNIDYEYIKKSLNL, from the coding sequence ATGGCGGGAATCTACATCGGCTCCACGGCGGGCTTTTCGGGCAAGAACATGGTGGTCATGGGCCTTGGGCTGAAGCTGCAAAAAGACGGCTTCAAGGTCGGCTACATGAAGCCCGTGGGCGCCATGCCCACGGAAGTCGAGGGCACGGCCTGGGACGAGGATGCCTACTTCGTGCAGAACATCCTGGGCCTTTCGGAGCCCGCGGGCGACGTGACCCCCGTGCTGGTGACCCAGGACTTCAAGGTCAAGGCCTTTTCGGGCCAGTGCGGCGACCTCATGGGCGGCATCCGCGACGCCTACGCCAAGATCGCCCAGGGCAACGACGTGACCATCGTGGCGGGCTCGGGCAGCATGTACTCGGGCAAGTACTGCAACGTGGACGCCATCACCGTGGTCCGCGAGCTGGGGCTCAAGGCCGTGGTCATCGACCGCTTCCACGACGAGCTGAAGTACGACTACCTGATGGTCATGAAGGAGGCCCTGGGCGACGCGCTGCTGGGCGTGGTGCTCAACGACATCCCCCCCACGTTCATGGACGAGGTGGAGACCATGCTGCGCCCCTGCCTGGAGCGCCTGGGTGTGCGGGTGCTGGGCGTCATCCCCAAGGACCCGCTCATGGGCGCCATCAAGGTCTCGGACCTGGCCGAGCGCCTGGGTGGCAAGGTCATTTCCTCGCACAACAAGGCGGACAAGGTGGTGGAGAACTTCCTCATCGGCACCATGCAGGTGGAGAACTTCATGACCCACTTCCGCAAGAACAAGAACTCGGCGGTCATCGTCGGCGGCGACCGCTCCGACGTGCAGCTCGTGGCCCTGGAGGGCAACTGCCCCTGCCTGGTGCTCACGGGCAACCTCTACCCCAACGATATCATCCTGACCCGCTCGGAAGTCCTGGAAGTGCCCATCGTCATCGTGCGCGAGGACACCTTCTCCGTGGCCAAGAAGATGGAAACCATCCTTTCGCGCCACAAGCTGCGCGACGTGATCAAGATCCGCCAGGGCGCGCAGCTGGTCAGCTCGAACATCGACTACGAGTACATCAAGAAGAGCCTGAACCTGTAG
- a CDS encoding flagellin codes for MSLVINHNLMAMNAARNLTQTYGRLSTSTRRLSSGLRVDTAADDAAGLAIRELMRSDVATLHQGIRNANDAISMVQTADGALQIIDEKLIRMKELAEQAATGTYNSDQRLIIDSEYQAMASEITRIARATDFNQVHLLDGTLSGSIPTAHDGSGLQPVGPMKIHFGTGNDSSEDYYFISIGGATASHFGLGMGADEDGVNSIGGMSISTQSLAQAALAALDAAIISKDKIRANLGALQNRLENTISNLQIQAENLQAAESRISDVDVAWEMTEFVRNQILTQAATAMLAQANSIPRLAMQLIGGGG; via the coding sequence ATGTCTTTGGTCATCAACCACAACCTCATGGCGATGAACGCCGCCCGCAACCTGACCCAGACCTACGGGCGTCTGTCCACCTCGACCAGGAGGCTCTCTTCGGGACTGCGCGTGGACACGGCGGCCGACGACGCCGCCGGCCTGGCCATCCGCGAGCTGATGCGCTCGGACGTGGCCACCCTGCACCAGGGCATCCGTAACGCCAACGACGCCATCTCCATGGTCCAGACCGCCGACGGCGCGCTGCAGATCATCGACGAGAAGCTGATCCGCATGAAGGAACTTGCGGAACAGGCGGCCACGGGCACCTACAACTCCGACCAGCGCCTGATCATCGACTCCGAATACCAGGCCATGGCCTCGGAAATCACCCGTATCGCCAGGGCCACGGACTTCAACCAGGTCCACCTGCTGGATGGCACGCTGTCGGGCAGCATTCCCACCGCCCACGACGGCTCCGGCCTGCAGCCCGTGGGCCCGATGAAGATCCACTTCGGCACGGGCAACGACAGCAGCGAAGACTACTATTTCATCTCCATCGGCGGCGCCACGGCCTCGCACTTCGGCCTGGGCATGGGCGCCGACGAGGATGGCGTGAACTCCATCGGCGGCATGAGCATCTCCACCCAGTCGCTGGCCCAGGCGGCCCTGGCGGCCCTGGACGCGGCGATCATCTCCAAGGACAAGATCCGCGCCAACCTGGGCGCCCTGCAGAACCGCCTGGAGAACACCATCTCCAACCTGCAGATCCAGGCCGAGAACCTCCAGGCCGCCGAGTCGCGCATCTCCGATGTGGACGTGGCCTGGGAAATGACGGAATTCGTGCGTAACCAGATCCTGACCCAGGCGGCCACGGCCATGCTGGCCCAGGCCAACTCCATCCCCAGGCTGGCCATGCAGCTCATCGGCGGCGGCGGTTGA
- a CDS encoding acetate--CoA ligase family protein, whose protein sequence is MPDSSLQALFEPRSVAVVGASGSPGKVGHSIVKNLVEAGYQGTIWPVNPKGGAILGLDAVASIAGLPEAPGLAVICIPPALVVGALEELGARGTRAAIVITAGFKEIGREGYALEQALAEVARRHSMALLGPNCLGLCNTTAGLNATFAAGQPAPGSVAFFSQSGALCTAILDWALGENIGFSKFVSLGNKAVLDESDMLRYLSHDPQTRVVLGYVESVEDGQRFVRVAREVTPHKPVIMIKSGTTAAGAKAASSHTGAMAGSEQAYGAAFAQAGVVRVADVASLFNLAQAFSTQPLPQGPNLAIVTNSGGPGIMAADAVERSGLLMAPLSGRTVDALMHALPPFASAYNPVDIIGDAGADRYRAALEHVAADPMVHALLVLLTPTASAQVEETAQAIIDVARGCAKPVFACFMGGRRVGPGRAMLQAAGIPCYAFPEPAIASIEAMYRYREWQARPMPVEVCYRRDKTRAARVIERARGEGCVEIVEFQAQELLGAYELPVPATELARTSDQAARIAARIGFPVVLKIASPQISHKTDVGGVKVGLDSEDAVRAAFLDITSRARRLREQAYITGCLVQAMAPKGSREVIVGFKRDAQFGPLLMFGLGGVYVEVLRDISFRLAPLSLDDAHRMIREIKSYPLLRGVRGEPPVAFKAIEDILLTMSQMAQDFPDIYEAEFNPILVDHQGAVVADVRVTLCSGGG, encoded by the coding sequence ATGCCCGATTCATCACTCCAGGCGCTTTTCGAGCCGCGTTCCGTGGCCGTTGTCGGCGCGTCGGGCAGCCCGGGCAAGGTCGGCCACAGCATTGTCAAGAACCTGGTTGAGGCCGGATACCAGGGGACGATTTGGCCGGTCAACCCGAAGGGCGGCGCCATCCTCGGGCTGGACGCAGTCGCGTCCATAGCCGGGCTGCCCGAAGCGCCGGGCCTGGCCGTGATCTGCATCCCCCCGGCGCTGGTGGTCGGCGCGCTCGAGGAGCTGGGCGCGCGCGGCACCCGGGCGGCCATTGTCATCACCGCAGGCTTCAAGGAGATCGGCCGCGAGGGCTACGCCCTGGAGCAGGCCCTGGCCGAGGTCGCCCGCAGGCACTCCATGGCCCTGCTGGGCCCGAACTGCCTCGGGCTGTGTAACACCACAGCGGGCCTGAACGCCACCTTTGCCGCCGGGCAGCCCGCGCCGGGCTCCGTGGCCTTTTTTTCCCAGTCCGGCGCGTTGTGCACCGCCATCCTCGACTGGGCCCTGGGCGAGAACATCGGCTTTTCCAAGTTCGTGAGCCTGGGCAACAAGGCCGTGCTCGACGAGTCCGACATGCTGCGCTACCTGAGCCACGACCCGCAGACCCGCGTCGTGCTCGGCTACGTGGAGAGCGTGGAGGACGGCCAGCGCTTCGTGCGCGTGGCCCGCGAGGTCACCCCGCACAAGCCGGTGATCATGATCAAGTCGGGTACCACGGCTGCCGGGGCCAAGGCCGCCTCCAGCCACACCGGGGCCATGGCCGGGTCCGAGCAGGCCTACGGCGCGGCCTTCGCCCAGGCCGGGGTCGTCCGCGTGGCCGACGTGGCCTCGCTGTTCAACCTGGCCCAGGCCTTCTCCACCCAGCCCCTGCCCCAGGGGCCGAACCTGGCCATCGTCACCAACTCCGGCGGCCCGGGCATCATGGCCGCCGACGCCGTGGAGCGCTCGGGCCTGCTCATGGCCCCGCTGTCGGGGCGCACGGTGGACGCGCTGATGCACGCCCTGCCGCCCTTCGCCTCGGCCTACAACCCCGTGGACATCATCGGCGACGCCGGGGCCGACCGCTACCGCGCGGCCCTGGAGCACGTGGCCGCCGACCCCATGGTCCACGCGCTGCTCGTGCTGCTTACGCCCACGGCCTCGGCCCAGGTGGAAGAGACGGCCCAGGCCATCATCGACGTGGCCCGGGGCTGCGCCAAGCCGGTGTTCGCCTGCTTCATGGGCGGGCGGCGCGTGGGCCCGGGCCGGGCCATGCTCCAGGCGGCGGGCATCCCGTGCTACGCCTTCCCCGAGCCGGCCATCGCCAGCATCGAGGCCATGTACCGCTACCGCGAGTGGCAGGCCCGGCCCATGCCCGTGGAGGTCTGCTACCGGCGCGACAAGACCCGGGCCGCGCGGGTCATCGAGCGCGCCCGGGGCGAGGGCTGCGTGGAGATCGTCGAGTTCCAGGCCCAGGAGCTGCTGGGGGCCTACGAACTGCCCGTGCCCGCCACCGAGCTGGCCCGCACCTCGGACCAGGCCGCGCGCATCGCCGCGCGCATCGGCTTCCCCGTGGTGCTCAAGATCGCCTCGCCGCAGATTTCGCACAAGACCGACGTGGGCGGGGTCAAGGTCGGGCTGGACAGCGAGGACGCCGTGCGCGCCGCCTTTTTGGACATCACCTCGCGGGCCCGGCGCCTGCGCGAGCAGGCCTACATCACCGGCTGCCTGGTGCAGGCCATGGCCCCCAAGGGCTCGCGCGAGGTCATCGTCGGCTTCAAGCGCGACGCGCAGTTCGGCCCGCTGCTCATGTTCGGCCTGGGCGGGGTGTATGTGGAGGTGCTGCGCGACATCAGCTTCCGCCTGGCGCCCTTGTCCCTGGACGACGCGCACCGGATGATCCGCGAGATCAAGTCGTATCCCCTGCTGCGCGGGGTGCGCGGGGAGCCGCCGGTGGCCTTCAAGGCCATTGAGGACATCCTGCTGACCATGTCGCAGATGGCCCAGGACTTTCCAGACATCTACGAGGCGGAGTTCAACCCCATCCTGGTGGACCACCAGGGCGCCGTGGTGGCGGACGTGCGGGTCACGTTGTGCTCGGGCGGCGGCTGA
- a CDS encoding ABC transporter ATP-binding protein: MSDAPLIRLAGIGKRYETAGAPTEVLRDVDLDIAHGDFTALQGPSGSGKSTLLHILGLLDRPTSGRYELEGRDVSTLDDDTLSGLRNRTFGFVFQSFHLIPYVSALENVLLPGLYGPRSRRELTARAHAILAQVGLADRAQFRPGQLSGGQQQRVALARALLNEPSCIFADEPTGQLDSTTSREIMELLAQINAGGTTVVMVTHDPQTASFATSAIQLLDGRIQAHG; encoded by the coding sequence GTGAGCGACGCCCCGCTCATCCGCCTGGCGGGCATCGGCAAGCGCTACGAAACGGCGGGCGCGCCCACCGAGGTCCTGCGCGACGTGGACCTGGACATCGCCCACGGCGACTTCACGGCCCTGCAGGGGCCCTCGGGCTCGGGCAAGTCCACCCTGCTGCACATCCTGGGCCTGCTCGACCGCCCCACCTCGGGCCGCTACGAGCTGGAAGGGCGCGACGTGTCCACCCTGGACGACGACACCCTCTCCGGGCTGCGCAACCGCACCTTCGGCTTCGTGTTCCAGAGCTTCCACCTGATCCCCTACGTCTCGGCCCTGGAAAACGTGCTGCTGCCCGGGCTCTACGGCCCGCGCTCGCGCCGCGAGTTGACCGCGCGCGCCCACGCCATCCTGGCCCAGGTCGGCCTGGCCGACCGCGCCCAGTTCCGCCCCGGGCAGCTCTCGGGCGGCCAGCAGCAGCGCGTGGCCCTGGCCCGGGCCCTGCTCAACGAGCCCTCGTGCATCTTCGCCGACGAGCCCACCGGCCAGCTCGACTCGACCACCAGCCGCGAGATCATGGAACTGCTGGCCCAGATCAATGCGGGAGGCACCACGGTGGTCATGGTCACCCACGACCCGCAGACCGCCTCCTTCGCTACCTCGGCCATCCAGCTGCTGGACGGGCGCATCCAGGCCCATGGGTGA
- the rnhA gene encoding ribonuclease HI, with translation MTDSPTPVTIHTDGSCLGNPGPGGWACVLTMGDTRKEFSGGYRLTTNNRMELMAVIEALSRLTRPCAVVLHSDSQYFLHALTKGWLRNWKRNGWQTAAKKPVKNRDLWLLLDPLLAAHRIDYRWVKGHSGDRENERCDLLARREAATPGQPEDSGFEP, from the coding sequence ATGACCGACTCCCCGACCCCGGTGACCATCCACACCGACGGCTCCTGCCTGGGCAACCCCGGCCCCGGCGGCTGGGCCTGCGTGCTGACCATGGGCGACACGCGCAAGGAATTCTCGGGCGGCTACCGCCTGACCACCAACAACCGCATGGAGCTCATGGCCGTCATCGAGGCGCTGTCCAGGCTCACGCGGCCCTGCGCCGTGGTGCTGCACTCCGACTCCCAGTACTTCCTGCACGCCCTGACCAAGGGCTGGCTCAGGAACTGGAAGCGCAACGGCTGGCAGACCGCCGCCAAGAAACCCGTCAAGAACCGCGACCTGTGGCTGCTCCTGGACCCGCTGCTGGCCGCCCACCGCATCGACTACCGCTGGGTCAAGGGCCACAGCGGCGACCGCGAGAACGAACGCTGCGACCTGCTGGCCCGCCGCGAGGCCGCCACACCCGGCCAGCCCGAGGACTCCGGCTTCGAACCCTGA
- a CDS encoding ABC transporter permease, with protein sequence MGETLRHLGRALAFALEAVWAYKLRSVFVASAIALGIAALTIIVTSVDGAQRKALEIVDTFGPDAVFVLGGDIMSRAPGRRSMTLTWDDARAMEQSLPGAYLVVPMRARMGLRARAGSRNTDLPVLVGSTEGYVQAWNWPLSEGRDISAADVQHGAKVALIGDAIATSLFGAASPLGQVVYVDNLPVRVIGRLAYRGVGAGHGTIDERMIVPISTLTQRFNLDRKYFRALRVKFHHPERMAAHVENLRSLLRHQHGLTGDAPDDFTLLTADQILQFIGMLKGSLVAFLGVTATAAMVVGGFVLANLFYISVSERTEEIGLRKAMGATSWQITAQFLLEAALLTLAGALAGMALGMGLGQLLSRLGVLEILFSAKVFFLALGAALAIGLIFGLRPARRAAGLEPVAALRGEGT encoded by the coding sequence ATGGGTGAGACCCTGCGCCACCTGGGCCGCGCCCTGGCCTTCGCCCTGGAAGCCGTCTGGGCCTACAAGCTGCGCAGCGTGTTCGTGGCCTCGGCCATCGCCCTGGGCATCGCCGCGCTGACCATCATCGTCACCAGCGTGGACGGCGCCCAGCGCAAGGCCCTGGAGATCGTGGACACCTTCGGGCCCGACGCCGTGTTCGTCCTGGGCGGGGACATCATGTCCCGCGCGCCGGGGCGGCGCAGCATGACCCTGACCTGGGATGACGCCCGGGCCATGGAGCAGTCCCTGCCCGGGGCGTATCTGGTGGTGCCCATGCGCGCGCGCATGGGCCTGCGCGCCCGCGCGGGCAGCCGCAACACCGACCTGCCCGTGCTCGTGGGCTCCACCGAGGGCTACGTCCAGGCCTGGAACTGGCCGCTCTCCGAGGGCCGCGACATCTCCGCCGCCGACGTGCAGCACGGGGCCAAGGTCGCGCTCATCGGCGACGCCATCGCCACCAGCCTGTTCGGCGCGGCCTCGCCCCTGGGCCAGGTGGTCTATGTGGACAACCTGCCCGTGCGCGTCATCGGCAGGCTGGCCTACCGCGGCGTGGGCGCCGGGCACGGCACCATCGACGAGCGCATGATCGTGCCCATCAGCACCCTGACCCAGCGCTTCAACCTGGACCGCAAATACTTCCGCGCCCTGCGCGTGAAGTTCCACCACCCCGAGCGCATGGCCGCCCACGTGGAAAACCTGCGCTCCCTGCTGCGCCACCAGCACGGCCTGACCGGCGACGCCCCCGATGACTTCACCCTGCTCACCGCCGACCAGATCCTGCAATTCATCGGCATGCTCAAGGGCAGCCTGGTGGCCTTTCTGGGCGTCACGGCCACGGCGGCCATGGTCGTGGGCGGGTTCGTGCTGGCCAACCTGTTCTACATCAGCGTCAGCGAGCGCACCGAGGAAATCGGCCTGCGCAAGGCCATGGGCGCCACAAGCTGGCAGATCACCGCCCAGTTCCTGCTCGAGGCCGCCCTGCTGACCCTGGCCGGGGCCCTGGCGGGCATGGCCCTGGGCATGGGCCTGGGCCAGCTGCTCTCGCGCCTGGGCGTGCTGGAGATCCTTTTCTCGGCCAAGGTCTTCTTCCTGGCCCTGGGCGCGGCCCTGGCCATCGGGCTGATCTTCGGCCTGCGCCCCGCGCGCCGGGCCGCCGGGCTGGAGCCCGTGGCCGCCCTGCGCGGCGAGGGCACCTGA
- a CDS encoding flagellar hook protein FlgE — MGLGALYIGATGLKTHGSGMQNIGNNLANVNTLGFKNTDIHFSTLISQTMTTASNPLTTGFSQAGQGVGVGAVLTDFRNGGFMAGSATTDLAISGKGFFRVEQDGVIRYTRAGNFRFDKNGFLVDPNGFRVQGKAVTDGVAGSTGDIRLPLDENGEITVPPVATTDVMMGMNVGTMIDATTSTGNPFFALFEAWNGATADGQPLGAGTYGYENTIRVYDSQGNAQDLTVYLDKASVSNAGGKSYYEFVVGTAPQADGRAGIAGTSAAGRIMTGTLTFSSTGELEGVSAFTYSGSGDPSDLANWTPAALSESGAPSFSMTFAGTPPGTADIGLSFGLTGSGWTSAVASAADIGHDKTLLPTMAGATAGSFATTGRAGSSVTVYQTQDGNPMGWLMNLGVDAAGTMIGYFTNGVKQELAQIPLYTFVNEWGLRREGSNHFSATGASGEGVEGVAGTVNYGTIAQSTLEGSNVDMAEEFTKMIITERGFQANSKVITTQDQILQVLYQLKK; from the coding sequence ATGGGCTTGGGCGCCTTGTACATCGGGGCCACGGGGCTGAAGACCCACGGGTCGGGCATGCAGAACATTGGCAACAACCTGGCCAACGTGAACACCCTGGGCTTCAAGAACACCGACATCCACTTCTCCACGCTGATCAGCCAGACCATGACCACGGCCAGCAATCCGCTGACCACGGGGTTCTCGCAGGCAGGCCAGGGCGTGGGCGTGGGCGCGGTGCTCACGGATTTCCGCAACGGCGGGTTCATGGCCGGCAGCGCCACCACGGACCTGGCCATCTCGGGCAAGGGCTTTTTCCGCGTGGAGCAGGACGGCGTGATTCGCTACACCCGCGCGGGCAATTTCCGCTTCGACAAGAACGGCTTCCTGGTGGACCCAAACGGCTTCCGCGTCCAGGGCAAGGCCGTCACGGACGGCGTGGCCGGAAGCACGGGCGACATCCGCCTGCCCCTGGACGAAAACGGCGAGATCACCGTGCCGCCCGTGGCCACCACCGACGTGATGATGGGCATGAACGTCGGCACCATGATCGACGCCACCACCAGCACGGGCAACCCGTTCTTCGCGCTCTTCGAGGCCTGGAACGGCGCCACGGCGGACGGCCAGCCCCTGGGCGCGGGCACCTACGGCTACGAGAACACCATCCGCGTCTACGACTCCCAGGGCAACGCCCAGGACCTGACCGTCTACCTCGACAAGGCCAGCGTTTCCAACGCGGGGGGCAAGTCGTACTACGAGTTCGTGGTCGGCACGGCGCCGCAGGCCGACGGGCGGGCGGGCATCGCGGGAACCTCCGCCGCCGGGCGGATCATGACCGGCACCCTGACCTTCAGTTCCACGGGCGAACTGGAGGGCGTGTCCGCCTTCACCTACAGCGGCAGCGGCGACCCCAGCGACCTGGCCAACTGGACACCCGCCGCCCTTTCGGAGTCCGGCGCGCCGTCCTTTTCCATGACCTTTGCGGGGACCCCGCCGGGCACCGCCGACATCGGCCTGTCCTTCGGCCTGACGGGCTCGGGCTGGACCTCCGCCGTGGCCAGCGCCGCCGACATCGGCCACGACAAAACCCTGCTGCCGACCATGGCGGGGGCCACGGCGGGCAGCTTCGCCACCACGGGCCGGGCGGGCAGCTCCGTCACCGTCTACCAGACCCAGGACGGCAACCCCATGGGCTGGCTCATGAACCTGGGGGTGGACGCCGCAGGCACCATGATCGGCTACTTCACCAACGGCGTGAAGCAGGAGCTGGCCCAGATCCCGCTGTACACCTTCGTCAACGAATGGGGCCTGCGCCGCGAGGGCTCCAACCACTTCTCGGCCACCGGCGCCTCGGGCGAGGGCGTGGAGGGCGTGGCGGGCACCGTGAACTACGGCACCATCGCCCAGTCCACCCTGGAAGGCTCCAACGTGGACATGGCCGAGGAGTTCACCAAGATGATCATCACCGAGCGCGGCTTCCAGGCCAACTCCAAGGTCATCACCACCCAGGACCAGATCCTGCAGGTGCTCTACCAGCTCAAGAAGTAG